A region of the Anaerolineae bacterium genome:
AGACACATATTTAAACCGGGGACTTCACCCCCGCCAATTAAAATCGCCACACGTTTGCTTGTAGTCATTGCACACTCCTTTGTAATTTGGGTAAAAACCCCTCAAGTGACATTCAGTTAATTATACGATCAAAACAAACTTAAGTTGCGCCGGATCTAGCAGTTTGCGAATTTGGTTTAAATCCGGCCCAGATTATAGACTTTAAACCTTAATAGCAGCAAAAGCATCCCCAAAGGCGAAACGGATTTTACATTTGCCTCCGGGGATGCCTAAAAGATTTCTGGTTGAGAAATAGCTATTGCGTGATTCGTGATAAGCGGTTTTTAACTCATCGCCAGGATAACATTCGTTCGTCAACTCCGGCGTAGTGCAAGGTGATCTCGGCCAATTGACCGTTGGGGAACATGGGCCGCTGGTCAGAACCATCGGCGTTCATAATCCAGATTTCCCACTGGCCGGTGCGGTCGGTTAAAAAAGCTATTTTGCTGCCATCCGGCGACCAGGCCGGCGCGGCGTTATTCCAGTGCGGGTTTTCCACCGGCACAAAACGCAACTGACCCTCCACTTCCTGGCTGACCAGGCGATTGTTATTGGCCAGAACGGTGAGCGGCGTTTCGGTGTGCCGTTGCCGGTTGCTGCCGTCAAGATTCATGGTGTGGATTTCCCAATGACCATCCTGCCAGTAAGCCACAGCCACCTTACTACCATCCGGCGAGATAACGGGCGTGTGATCACGATAGTCGTCTGTCACAAGCTGGGCGGTATTGGTATCTACATTGTGCAGGGTGATGCCGGTGTTCACTTTGTGGATAACCTGATTGGCCTGGGTGGGATGTCCACTGGGGCCATAGCTGTGCCGTTCGGTAAATATTTCGGCAATTTGGCCGGTGTTCAAGTTAAATTGCTTCAAATACCAGTGGGCGTCGGCGGGAATCCGGTAGGTTATCACCCCATCCTTTTCCTCAATGTCTCTGGCCTCAGGTGGAATTTTAATCGAATCTCCCGCCATCAAGGTTTTGGCAATATTAATCCGGTGATATTCGTCATTCAGACGCCCGCCATCCTGGTAACTAAAAATCAACTTTGCTCCATCGGCCGTCCAGGTGGGCGATTTCATTTCGCGCCAGCCATGGGTCCAGGCTTGTTCGTTGCTGCCGTCCACATTTATCGTAAACAACTCGTATCGGGGCGTCCAGCGGGTAAAGGCGATTTTGGTGCCATCCGG
Encoded here:
- a CDS encoding PD40 domain-containing protein — translated: MKTKRILSLILIIGLAFSVWVTGSLPAQAQQANLDTTLARAAANSFLVTLLRPELSNTMKFYLLDSVSAADIVAAVQESPATSFEVTGAEWVSEVTYQVKAMLQPGDRPISVYVGKYNGRWRIEGVDLSPVGVTVPAETAESSGETAPAPTGNGPVSVSQNGGGQLVFQNQSGGDIYLINADGTGLRRITQGIDPQLSPDGTKIAFTRWTPRYELFTINVDGSNEQAWTHGWREMKSPTWTADGAKLIFSYQDGGRLNDEYHRINIAKTLMAGDSIKIPPEARDIEEKDGVITYRIPADAHWYLKQFNLNTGQIAEIFTERHSYGPSGHPTQANQVIHKVNTGITLHNVDTNTAQLVTDDYRDHTPVISPDGSKVAVAYWQDGHWEIHTMNLDGSNRQRHTETPLTVLANNNRLVSQEVEGQLRFVPVENPHWNNAAPAWSPDGSKIAFLTDRTGQWEIWIMNADGSDQRPMFPNGQLAEITLHYAGVDERMLSWR